The following proteins are co-located in the Flammeovirga kamogawensis genome:
- a CDS encoding fumarate hydratase produces the protein MSDFSYQKPFPIKKDSTKYRLLTKDYVSTIDVDGRKFLKVDPQGLELLSKEAMADVSFYLRTAHLEKVAKILDDPEASDNDRFVARTLLENAAVAAEGQLPSCQDTGTAIVMGKKGESVITGANDAEHLSKGIFDTYQNRNLRYSQVVPLTMTEEKNTGTNLPAQIDIYSEQGNSYEFLFMAKGGGSANKTFLYQQTKALLNEDGLTAFVKEKLKSIGTAACPPYHLAFVVGGTSAEANMATVKKASAGYYDELPTEGNMGGQAFRDVEWEEKIQKICQESLIGAQFGGKYFTHDVKVIRLPRHAASCPVGIGVSCSADRNIKGKINEEGIWLEELEKDPRRLIPTEESQMDNPVEIDLNRPMEEVLAELSNYPIKTRLNLKGTLIVARDIAHARIKEMLDNGEEMPEYFKNHPIYYAGPAKTPQGMPSGSFGPTTAGRMDPYVGPFQAKRGSMIMLAKGNRSQQVTDACNEHGGFYLGSIGGPAAILAKENIKSVELVDFEDLGMEAVRKIEIVNFPAFIIVDDKGNDFFAEL, from the coding sequence ATGAGCGACTTTTCTTATCAGAAGCCTTTCCCAATAAAGAAAGACTCTACGAAGTACAGATTACTAACAAAAGACTATGTTTCAACAATTGATGTTGATGGTCGTAAATTTTTAAAAGTTGATCCTCAAGGATTAGAACTTTTATCTAAAGAAGCAATGGCAGACGTATCGTTTTATTTACGAACGGCTCACTTAGAAAAAGTTGCCAAAATATTAGACGATCCAGAAGCTTCTGATAACGATCGTTTTGTTGCTCGTACATTATTAGAAAATGCAGCTGTTGCAGCTGAAGGACAATTACCTTCTTGCCAAGATACAGGTACTGCTATTGTAATGGGTAAAAAAGGCGAAAGTGTAATTACTGGAGCTAACGATGCCGAGCATTTATCAAAAGGCATCTTTGATACCTACCAAAATAGAAATTTACGTTACTCTCAGGTTGTTCCTTTAACAATGACTGAGGAGAAGAATACAGGTACAAACCTTCCTGCACAAATCGACATCTACTCTGAACAAGGTAATTCTTATGAATTCCTATTTATGGCTAAAGGTGGTGGTTCTGCAAACAAAACATTTTTGTACCAACAAACTAAAGCTTTATTAAACGAAGATGGTTTAACGGCTTTTGTAAAAGAGAAATTAAAATCTATTGGTACAGCAGCTTGTCCTCCTTACCACTTAGCATTTGTTGTTGGCGGTACTTCTGCCGAAGCAAATATGGCTACTGTAAAAAAGGCATCTGCTGGTTACTATGATGAATTACCTACTGAAGGTAATATGGGTGGTCAAGCTTTCCGTGATGTAGAATGGGAAGAAAAAATCCAGAAAATATGTCAAGAAAGTTTGATAGGAGCACAATTTGGTGGTAAATATTTTACACATGATGTAAAAGTTATACGTTTACCTCGTCATGCAGCATCTTGCCCAGTGGGTATTGGTGTTTCTTGTTCGGCTGACCGTAACATCAAAGGTAAAATTAACGAAGAGGGAATTTGGTTAGAAGAGTTAGAAAAAGACCCACGTCGTTTAATTCCTACAGAAGAATCTCAAATGGATAATCCTGTAGAGATTGACTTAAACCGCCCAATGGAAGAAGTTTTAGCAGAACTTTCTAACTACCCAATCAAAACACGTTTAAACCTAAAAGGTACTTTGATTGTAGCACGTGATATTGCACATGCACGTATCAAAGAAATGTTAGATAATGGTGAAGAAATGCCAGAGTATTTCAAAAATCACCCTATCTATTATGCAGGTCCTGCAAAAACACCTCAAGGAATGCCTTCAGGCTCATTTGGACCGACAACAGCTGGTAGAATGGACCCTTATGTTGGACCTTTCCAAGCAAAACGTGGTTCTATGATTATGTTAGCAAAAGGTAACCGTTCTCAACAAGTAACTGATGCTTGTAACGAACATGGCGGGTTCTACTTAGGATCTATTGGTGGTCCTGCTGCAATTCTTGCAAAAGAAAACATTAAATCTGTAGAATTAGTTGATTTTGAAGATTTAGGAATGGAAGCAGTTCGTAAGATCGAAATTGTAAACTTCCCTGCCTTCATAATTGTTGACGATAAAGGAAATGACTTCTTTGCAGAATTATAA
- a CDS encoding acyl-CoA dehydrogenase family protein translates to MNTVTNKKAIKGGEFLIRETEANDIFTPEEFSEEQVMMAQATKDFIDQEITPKAKEIDGHDWELVENIFDKAGELGLLGISVPEELGGLGMSFNTSMLIADVFGEAGSFSTTYGAHTGIGTLPILYYGTQEQKEKYLPKLATGEWAAAYALTEPDAGSDANSGKTKAVLSEDGKHYLITGQKMWISNAGFAELFIVFAKIGDDKNYSSFIVEKSFGGITMNEEEEKLGIKGSSTRQVFFNDCKVPVENMLSERGNGFKIAVNILNIGRAKLGAGVLGGCRAVINHSIRYSKERKQFKQPISNFGAIKQKLAQMATKTYVIESMCYRAGQNIEDHTDELLASGMDDAKAKLKGVEQFAIECAILKVFGSEVLDFVVDEGVQVYGGMGFSADAPMERAYRDARISRIYEGTNEINRMLLVGMMIKRAMKGELDIVSPAMDVAKELTSVPSFETLDTSVLFTTEKDILKRLKKAALMVAGRAVQVFEAKINDQQEILMNVADMLIQIYAAESAILRTEKLVEEKGEAAAKQQINISKIFIREAAEAVAVSGREAIAGIATGDEQRVMLMGLKRFTKYELENVHALRRELADELIEKEAYPFFVV, encoded by the coding sequence ATGAATACTGTAACCAATAAGAAGGCAATCAAAGGCGGAGAATTTTTAATCCGTGAGACAGAAGCAAATGACATTTTCACTCCAGAAGAATTTTCGGAGGAGCAAGTAATGATGGCACAAGCCACTAAAGATTTTATTGACCAAGAAATTACGCCTAAAGCGAAAGAAATTGATGGTCATGACTGGGAATTGGTAGAAAATATTTTTGATAAGGCAGGTGAACTTGGCTTACTAGGAATCTCTGTTCCAGAAGAATTAGGTGGTTTAGGAATGAGCTTCAATACATCTATGTTGATTGCTGATGTATTTGGAGAAGCAGGTTCATTCTCTACAACATATGGTGCCCATACAGGTATTGGTACATTACCAATTCTTTATTATGGTACTCAAGAGCAAAAAGAAAAGTATTTACCAAAATTAGCTACTGGTGAGTGGGCTGCGGCTTATGCACTAACTGAACCAGATGCAGGTTCTGATGCAAACTCTGGTAAAACTAAAGCTGTTCTTTCTGAAGATGGTAAGCACTATCTTATTACAGGACAAAAAATGTGGATATCAAATGCTGGTTTTGCAGAACTATTTATTGTTTTTGCAAAAATTGGTGATGATAAAAACTACTCTTCATTTATTGTAGAAAAGTCGTTTGGCGGAATTACAATGAACGAAGAAGAAGAGAAATTAGGAATTAAAGGTTCTTCTACTCGTCAGGTATTCTTTAACGATTGTAAGGTTCCGGTAGAGAACATGTTATCTGAAAGAGGTAATGGTTTCAAAATAGCAGTAAACATTCTAAACATCGGACGTGCTAAATTAGGTGCAGGTGTTTTAGGTGGATGTCGTGCAGTAATTAACCATTCAATCAGATATTCAAAAGAAAGAAAGCAGTTCAAACAACCGATCTCTAACTTTGGAGCTATCAAGCAAAAACTTGCTCAAATGGCAACAAAAACATATGTAATTGAGTCGATGTGTTATAGAGCTGGTCAAAATATAGAAGACCATACAGACGAGCTTTTAGCAAGTGGTATGGACGATGCAAAAGCAAAATTAAAAGGAGTTGAGCAATTCGCTATTGAATGTGCAATTCTTAAAGTCTTCGGTTCTGAAGTCTTAGATTTTGTAGTTGATGAAGGAGTTCAGGTTTATGGAGGTATGGGCTTTTCTGCTGATGCTCCAATGGAAAGAGCTTACAGAGATGCACGTATTTCTAGAATCTATGAAGGTACAAACGAGATTAACAGAATGCTTCTTGTAGGCATGATGATTAAGCGTGCTATGAAAGGTGAACTTGATATTGTATCTCCAGCAATGGATGTAGCAAAAGAATTAACAAGCGTACCTTCTTTCGAAACACTTGATACATCTGTATTATTCACTACAGAAAAAGATATTTTAAAACGCTTGAAAAAAGCAGCATTGATGGTAGCAGGTAGAGCTGTTCAAGTATTTGAAGCTAAAATCAATGATCAGCAAGAAATTTTAATGAACGTTGCTGATATGCTAATTCAAATTTACGCTGCAGAATCTGCAATTCTTCGTACAGAGAAGTTAGTCGAAGAAAAAGGTGAAGCTGCAGCTAAGCAACAAATCAACATCTCTAAGATATTTATTCGTGAAGCAGCAGAAGCTGTAGCTGTATCTGGTAGAGAAGCAATTGCAGGTATTGCCACTGGCGATGAGCAACGTGTAATGTTGATGGGCTTAAAACGCTTTACAAAGTATGAATTAGAAAATGTTCATGCATTAAGAAGAGAGTTAGCTGATGAATTAATTGAGAAAGAAGCATATCCTTTCTTCGTAGTTTAA
- a CDS encoding cyclase family protein, whose product MKIIDLSKPIQFNKKDPWFMRVKIKHKPHKKAKWLIRLFGLPFKLFPKGFTGWADDTIEKMGVHSTTHIDAPWHYSPTVAGKKAKTIDEVPLDWCYGDGIVIDMEHKIDFDPITVADIKEFLTAQNLVLKAGMIVLIKTGRDKFNGTENFHKIGTGMSAEATHFLIDSGIKVMGIDSWGWDLPLPYLVEQAKKTGNSELFWEAHLVGQEKEYCHMEQLVNLNALPYSGFKVAVFPLKIVGASAAPARVVAMMEE is encoded by the coding sequence ATGAAAATTATAGACCTCTCTAAGCCAATTCAATTCAATAAAAAAGATCCGTGGTTTATGCGTGTAAAAATTAAGCATAAACCCCACAAAAAGGCAAAATGGTTAATTAGGTTATTTGGACTACCTTTTAAATTATTTCCGAAAGGATTTACGGGTTGGGCAGATGATACTATAGAAAAAATGGGTGTTCATTCAACTACTCATATAGATGCTCCTTGGCATTACTCTCCAACCGTTGCAGGCAAAAAAGCAAAAACGATTGATGAAGTTCCTTTAGACTGGTGTTATGGTGATGGGATTGTAATTGATATGGAACATAAAATTGATTTTGACCCAATTACTGTTGCTGATATTAAGGAATTCCTGACTGCTCAAAATCTGGTTTTGAAAGCAGGAATGATTGTTTTGATTAAAACAGGAAGAGACAAGTTTAACGGTACAGAAAACTTCCATAAAATTGGAACAGGAATGAGTGCAGAAGCTACTCATTTCTTAATCGATAGTGGAATTAAAGTAATGGGTATAGATAGTTGGGGATGGGACTTACCTTTACCTTATCTAGTTGAACAAGCAAAAAAAACAGGTAATTCTGAATTATTTTGGGAAGCTCATTTGGTTGGTCAAGAGAAAGAGTATTGCCATATGGAACAATTGGTAAACTTAAATGCGTTGCCTTATTCAGGGTTTAAAGTAGCAGTTTTTCCACTTAAAATTGTTGGGGCATCTGCTGCTCCAGCTCGTGTAGTAGCAATGATGGAAGAGTAA